A stretch of Longimicrobium terrae DNA encodes these proteins:
- a CDS encoding DNA-directed RNA polymerase subunit beta, producing MEHPNLLDVQLRAFDTLLQTDAAAREREDVGLERVFNEIFPISDVNGNFSLEFVRYSLGEPKYDMEECMERDMTYAAPLKATLRLVVWEDVGDERRPKDIIEKEVYLGDLPVLTPLGTFIINGAERVIVSQLHRSPGVVFEENTHPNGSKLFSARIIPFRGSWVEFTLDIHDVVAVHIDKKKKFPATALLRALGFSRDADILGVFMQRESVQLGTLDLGGTEKGRRGEVFHGFLAEDVPDPTVLGPEGPVLYRDIVLPGTGEVFERGRRLTRELYNTLREAGFTTLPVIGSALVARAGDEVNGDVLGRMLRAGVESAQLFRARGQSGSAMRATLAKDPTRGTLDSLFAIHNLVRPGTAPAPDVWTEEEYLAEGDAILHISDFLAQWAERGAQAVDPMSREAQRSVEERMLRFAQERGIRYVWESFREDRTEKTAKPSRVLVYELNRVVQVYVAVWRLLFQPRTSLVVSGDLSVQAGASAAASADYSEYTEESLNKRYDLGRVGRYKINQRLAPAFDALHYTVPPAGMTALTAQDVMAILWQLIELHEGRGDTDDIDHLGNRRVRSVGELIANQFSVGLSRMARLVRERMSIVSDPDKINIDDLVNARTVSAVIQQFFGSSQLSQFMDQTNPLAEMTHKRRLSALGPGGLTRERAGFEVRDVHYSHYGRMCPIETPEGPNIGLINSLTTYARINDLGFIETPYRKVVRALIRYPDSAKVEEAVRLVLGDRAKVFVKKGETIDAVRGREVFRSMIVGAELAEDVADWSTLFPRMLAGELDQKAFDEAVTRLPVLAKRGERITDDLADRLTAQPVNLVRVVSRRAGAAARGVAPEAIRNPMSLPVRAYQPTTAAVLAVPGTVLTPEVTEALFTRQSEGLEVQEWGDTPDAVAVDYISGVPALPAEGEVSRVMLGASGKVTHVTPVVTRINAWLSANEEESARIAQANAPLTGVFTFENEFVLCREQGDFPLLRPEEIDYMDVAPDQLVSVAAALIPFLEHDDANRALMGSNMQRQAVPLLFPDAPLVGTGLEEVIARDSGAVVVARRGGIVQEVTADHILIDAGMEGVGQSDEPLRRLAQFDRYRMKKYWRTNQDTALNQRPLVRRGMIVEKGAVLADGPSTDGGELALGRNLLVAFMPWYGHNFEDAIVLSERLVKDDVYTSIHIQELELQVRDTKRGMEEITREIPNVAEESLVDLDERGVVRIGARVKAGDILVGKITPKGETELSPEEKLLTAIFGEKAKDVKDSSLKVPPGVEGTVIDVKIFSRRIDDPILEKERGQKIGELRAYERSEIHRIGDARDEEIRELIRGREVALFLKKGTVEPFFNEGTQLTDEVVGGLDFNDVDLTTLKVTDRGVNEQLRRVIDESKRRIERVRQRTENQIDKIFQPDELPPGVVQLVKVYLAEKRKISVGDKMAGRHGNKGIIARIVPEEDMPFLPDGTPVDVCLNPLGVPSRMNVGQILETHLGWASRVLGFESKTPVFQGASEDEIGALIRLAGVTWARQALGVQAIPPTFDVDDASMVTATVQHHEARAAVEARPEMGIGRHFDWMLGGANTPEHLNDKLRSLRDYLVAAARELAERRETTVEAAFPFAAALAAAPDGDGLTAALEEHMRTAGLTPGGKVSLRDGRSGAQFESPVTVGTIYMLKLSHLVDDKIHARSIGPYSLVTQQPLAGKAQFGGQRFGEMEVWALEAYGAAHTLQEILTVKSDDVNGRSRVYEAIVKGENLPEPGLPESFNVLVKELQALGISVTLGS from the coding sequence ATGGAGCATCCCAACCTTCTGGACGTGCAGCTCAGGGCGTTTGACACGCTCCTGCAGACCGACGCCGCCGCGCGCGAGCGCGAGGACGTGGGGCTGGAGCGCGTCTTCAACGAGATCTTCCCCATCTCCGACGTCAACGGGAACTTTTCCCTGGAGTTCGTTCGGTACTCGCTGGGCGAGCCGAAGTACGACATGGAAGAGTGCATGGAGCGCGACATGACGTACGCGGCTCCCCTGAAGGCGACGCTGCGTCTGGTGGTGTGGGAGGACGTGGGCGACGAGCGCCGTCCCAAGGACATCATCGAAAAGGAGGTCTACCTCGGTGACCTTCCCGTGCTCACCCCGCTGGGCACGTTCATCATCAACGGCGCGGAGCGCGTCATCGTCAGCCAGCTGCACCGGTCTCCGGGCGTGGTGTTCGAAGAGAACACGCACCCCAACGGCAGCAAGCTGTTCAGCGCCCGCATCATTCCGTTCCGCGGCTCGTGGGTCGAGTTCACCCTCGACATCCACGACGTGGTCGCGGTGCACATCGACAAGAAGAAGAAGTTCCCGGCCACCGCGCTGCTGCGCGCGCTGGGCTTTTCGCGCGACGCCGACATCCTGGGCGTCTTCATGCAGCGCGAGTCGGTGCAGCTGGGCACCCTGGACCTGGGCGGCACCGAAAAGGGCCGCCGCGGCGAGGTGTTTCACGGCTTCCTGGCCGAGGACGTTCCCGATCCCACGGTGCTGGGCCCCGAGGGCCCCGTGCTGTACCGCGACATCGTGCTTCCCGGCACCGGCGAGGTGTTCGAGCGCGGCCGCCGCCTGACGCGCGAGCTGTACAACACCCTGCGCGAGGCCGGCTTCACCACGCTGCCGGTGATCGGCTCGGCGCTGGTGGCCCGCGCCGGCGACGAGGTGAACGGCGACGTGCTGGGCCGCATGCTGCGGGCCGGCGTGGAGTCGGCGCAGCTGTTCCGGGCCCGCGGGCAGAGCGGCAGCGCCATGCGCGCCACCCTGGCCAAGGATCCCACGCGCGGCACGCTGGACTCGCTCTTCGCCATCCACAACCTGGTGCGCCCCGGCACGGCTCCGGCGCCCGACGTGTGGACCGAGGAAGAGTACCTGGCCGAGGGCGACGCCATCCTGCACATCTCCGACTTCCTGGCCCAGTGGGCCGAGCGGGGCGCGCAGGCGGTGGACCCCATGAGCCGCGAGGCGCAGCGCTCGGTGGAAGAGCGCATGCTGCGCTTTGCCCAGGAGCGCGGCATCCGCTACGTGTGGGAAAGCTTCCGCGAAGACCGCACGGAAAAGACGGCCAAGCCCAGCCGCGTGCTCGTCTACGAGCTCAACCGCGTGGTGCAGGTGTATGTCGCCGTCTGGCGCCTGCTGTTCCAGCCCCGGACCTCGCTCGTGGTTTCGGGCGACCTGTCGGTGCAGGCGGGCGCGTCTGCCGCGGCCAGCGCCGACTACTCGGAGTACACCGAAGAGTCGCTGAACAAGCGGTACGACCTGGGCCGCGTGGGCCGCTACAAGATCAACCAGCGCCTGGCCCCGGCCTTTGACGCGCTGCACTACACGGTGCCGCCGGCCGGCATGACCGCGCTGACCGCGCAGGACGTGATGGCCATCCTCTGGCAGCTCATCGAGCTGCACGAGGGGCGCGGCGACACCGACGACATCGACCACCTGGGCAACCGCCGGGTGCGTTCGGTGGGCGAACTGATCGCCAACCAGTTCAGCGTGGGCCTGAGCCGCATGGCGCGCCTGGTGCGCGAGCGCATGTCGATCGTGTCGGACCCCGACAAGATCAACATCGACGACCTGGTGAACGCCCGCACGGTGAGCGCGGTGATCCAGCAGTTCTTTGGATCGTCGCAGCTGAGCCAGTTCATGGACCAGACCAACCCCCTGGCCGAGATGACGCACAAGCGTCGTCTGTCGGCGCTGGGGCCGGGCGGCCTGACCCGCGAGCGCGCCGGCTTCGAAGTGCGCGACGTGCACTACTCGCACTACGGGCGCATGTGCCCGATCGAAACGCCGGAAGGGCCCAACATCGGCCTGATCAACTCGCTGACGACGTACGCCCGCATCAACGACCTGGGCTTCATCGAGACGCCCTACCGCAAGGTGGTGCGCGCGCTGATCCGCTACCCGGACAGCGCCAAGGTCGAGGAGGCCGTGCGCCTGGTGCTGGGCGACCGCGCCAAGGTGTTCGTCAAGAAGGGCGAAACCATCGACGCCGTGCGCGGCCGCGAGGTGTTCCGCTCCATGATCGTGGGCGCCGAGCTGGCCGAGGACGTGGCCGACTGGAGCACCCTCTTCCCGCGCATGCTGGCCGGCGAGCTGGACCAGAAGGCGTTTGACGAGGCCGTGACCCGGCTGCCGGTGCTGGCCAAGCGCGGCGAGCGCATCACGGACGACCTGGCCGACCGCCTCACGGCGCAGCCGGTGAACCTGGTGCGTGTGGTTTCGCGCCGGGCCGGCGCCGCGGCGCGCGGCGTGGCCCCCGAGGCCATCCGCAACCCCATGTCGCTTCCCGTGCGGGCGTACCAGCCCACCACGGCGGCGGTGCTGGCGGTGCCCGGAACGGTGCTGACCCCCGAAGTGACCGAGGCGCTGTTCACGCGCCAGAGCGAGGGGCTTGAGGTGCAGGAGTGGGGCGACACCCCCGACGCCGTGGCGGTGGACTACATCAGCGGCGTGCCGGCCCTGCCCGCCGAGGGCGAGGTCAGCCGCGTGATGCTGGGCGCCAGCGGCAAGGTGACGCACGTGACCCCGGTGGTTACGCGCATCAACGCCTGGCTTTCGGCCAACGAAGAGGAAAGCGCCCGGATCGCGCAGGCCAACGCGCCGCTCACCGGGGTGTTCACCTTTGAGAACGAGTTCGTGCTGTGCCGCGAGCAGGGCGACTTTCCCCTGCTGCGGCCGGAAGAAATCGACTACATGGACGTGGCCCCCGACCAGCTGGTGTCGGTGGCGGCGGCGCTGATTCCGTTCCTGGAGCACGACGACGCCAATCGCGCGCTGATGGGCTCCAACATGCAGCGGCAGGCGGTGCCCCTTCTGTTCCCCGACGCCCCCCTGGTGGGCACCGGGCTGGAAGAGGTGATCGCGCGCGACTCGGGCGCGGTGGTGGTGGCCCGTCGCGGCGGCATCGTGCAGGAAGTCACGGCCGACCACATCCTGATCGACGCGGGAATGGAAGGGGTGGGGCAGAGCGACGAACCGCTGCGCCGCCTGGCCCAGTTCGACCGCTACCGGATGAAGAAGTACTGGCGCACCAACCAGGACACGGCGCTCAACCAGCGCCCCCTGGTGCGCCGCGGCATGATCGTGGAGAAGGGCGCCGTGCTGGCCGACGGCCCGTCCACCGACGGCGGCGAACTGGCGCTGGGACGCAACCTGCTGGTGGCGTTCATGCCCTGGTACGGCCACAACTTCGAGGACGCCATCGTCCTTTCGGAGCGGCTGGTGAAGGACGACGTGTACACCTCCATCCACATCCAGGAGCTGGAGCTCCAGGTGCGCGACACCAAGCGCGGGATGGAAGAAATCACGCGTGAAATCCCGAACGTCGCGGAAGAGTCGCTGGTGGACCTGGACGAGCGCGGCGTCGTGCGCATCGGTGCCCGGGTCAAGGCCGGCGACATCCTGGTCGGCAAGATCACGCCCAAGGGCGAGACCGAGCTGAGCCCCGAAGAAAAGCTGCTGACGGCGATCTTCGGCGAAAAGGCCAAGGACGTGAAGGACAGCTCGCTCAAGGTGCCGCCCGGCGTGGAAGGCACCGTGATCGACGTCAAGATCTTCAGCCGCCGCATCGACGACCCGATCCTGGAAAAGGAGCGGGGCCAGAAGATCGGCGAGCTGCGGGCGTACGAGCGGTCGGAGATCCACCGCATCGGCGACGCGCGCGACGAGGAGATCCGCGAGCTGATCCGCGGCCGCGAAGTGGCGCTCTTCCTCAAGAAGGGAACGGTGGAGCCGTTCTTCAACGAGGGGACGCAGCTTACGGACGAGGTGGTGGGCGGGCTGGACTTCAACGACGTGGACCTCACCACCCTCAAGGTCACCGACCGCGGGGTGAACGAGCAGCTGCGCCGGGTGATCGACGAAAGCAAGCGCCGCATCGAGCGCGTGCGCCAGCGGACCGAGAACCAGATCGACAAGATCTTCCAGCCAGACGAGCTGCCTCCGGGCGTCGTGCAGCTGGTGAAGGTGTACCTGGCCGAGAAGCGCAAGATCTCGGTGGGCGACAAGATGGCCGGCCGCCACGGCAACAAGGGCATCATCGCCCGCATCGTGCCGGAAGAAGACATGCCGTTCCTTCCGGACGGCACGCCGGTGGACGTGTGCCTGAACCCGCTGGGCGTGCCCAGCCGCATGAACGTGGGGCAGATCCTGGAGACGCACCTGGGCTGGGCGTCGCGGGTTCTCGGGTTCGAAAGCAAGACGCCGGTGTTCCAGGGCGCTTCGGAAGACGAGATCGGCGCGCTGATCCGTCTGGCCGGCGTGACCTGGGCGCGGCAGGCGCTGGGCGTGCAGGCGATTCCGCCCACCTTTGACGTGGACGACGCGTCGATGGTGACGGCGACGGTGCAGCACCACGAGGCGCGCGCCGCGGTGGAAGCGCGTCCCGAGATGGGCATCGGCCGGCACTTTGACTGGATGCTGGGCGGGGCCAACACCCCGGAGCACCTGAACGACAAGCTGCGTTCGCTGCGCGACTACCTGGTGGCCGCGGCGCGCGAACTGGCCGAGCGCCGCGAAACGACGGTGGAGGCGGCGTTCCCGTTCGCCGCCGCCCTGGCGGCGGCTCCGGACGGAGACGGGCTGACGGCGGCGCTGGAAGAGCACATGCGCACGGCCGGGCTCACCCCCGGCGGCAAGGTGAGCCTGCGCGACGGGCGCAGCGGAGCGCAGTTCGAGTCGCCGGTGACGGTGGGCACGATCTACATGCTCAAGCTGAGCCACCTGGTGGACGACAAGATCCACGCGCGCAGCATCGGGCCGTACTCGCTGGTGACGCAGCAGCCGCTGGCCGGCAAGGCGCAGTTCGGCGGGCAGCGCTTCGGCGAAATGGAAGTGTGGGCGCTGGAAGCGTACGGCGCCGCGCACACCCTGCAGGAGATCCTGACCGTCAAGTCCGACGACGTGAACGGGCGCAGCCGGGTGTACGAGGCCATCGTCAAGGGCGAGAACCTGCCCGAGCCGGGGCTGCCGGAGTCGTTCAACGTGCTGGTGAAGGAACTTCAGGCGCTGGGCATCAGCGTCACGCTCGGAAGCTAG
- the rplL gene encoding 50S ribosomal protein L7/L12, whose protein sequence is MATLTRDELLDAIGNMTVIELSEFVKAFEEKFGVTAAAPVAMAAGPAGPAAPAVEEKTEFDVVLMGAGEKKIQVIKVVRELTGLGLKEAKDLVDGAPKTVKEAATKDEAEAMKAKLVEQGATVELK, encoded by the coding sequence ATGGCGACGCTTACCCGTGACGAGCTGCTCGACGCGATCGGCAACATGACCGTGATCGAACTGTCGGAGTTCGTGAAGGCTTTTGAAGAGAAGTTCGGCGTGACCGCGGCTGCCCCGGTGGCCATGGCCGCCGGCCCGGCCGGCCCGGCTGCTCCGGCCGTGGAAGAAAAGACCGAGTTCGACGTCGTCCTGATGGGCGCCGGCGAAAAGAAGATCCAGGTCATCAAGGTCGTGCGCGAGCTGACCGGCCTGGGCCTGAAGGAAGCCAAGGACCTGGTGGACGGCGCTCCCAAGACCGTCAAGGAAGCCGCCACCAAGGACGAGGCCGAAGCCATGAAGGCCAAGCTGGTCGAGCAGGGCGCGACTGTCGAGCTGAAGTAG
- the rplJ gene encoding 50S ribosomal protein L10 gives MKKDEKDVVVAELQQRLDGASGFYLTDFTGLSVKQITQFRARLRKEGVEYVVVKNTLAKRAIQGLEIPDVAGFFNGPTGVVIGRSDAAAAAKVITDFAKEFGDRPAIKVGVVGSQAFDAAQVRQLANLPSREVLLSQIAGGLQQPMARLAGGMNQLIAGFARAVDQLRQQKEEASA, from the coding sequence ATGAAGAAAGACGAGAAGGACGTCGTCGTCGCCGAGCTCCAGCAGCGGCTGGACGGCGCCAGCGGGTTCTACCTGACGGACTTCACCGGGCTGAGCGTGAAGCAGATCACGCAGTTCCGGGCGCGTCTCCGCAAGGAAGGCGTGGAGTACGTGGTGGTGAAGAACACGCTCGCCAAGCGGGCGATCCAGGGGCTTGAAATCCCCGACGTCGCCGGGTTCTTCAACGGACCCACCGGGGTGGTGATCGGGCGCAGCGACGCCGCGGCCGCCGCCAAGGTGATCACCGACTTCGCCAAGGAGTTCGGCGACCGTCCCGCCATCAAGGTGGGCGTGGTGGGTTCGCAGGCATTCGACGCCGCGCAGGTGCGCCAGCTGGCCAACCTGCCGTCGCGCGAAGTGCTTCTGTCCCAGATCGCCGGCGGGCTGCAGCAGCCCATGGCGCGTCTGGCCGGCGGAATGAACCAGCTGATCGCCGGGTTCGCCCGCGCGGTCGACCAGCTCCGGCAGCAGAAGGAAGAGGCTTCGGCCTGA
- the rplA gene encoding 50S ribosomal protein L1 codes for MPKHGKKFRDAQARVPEGTTFQPTEAVSLVKELSFAKFDETVEVAVRLGVDPRHADQIVRGAVVLPHGTGKTARVLVIAQGDRAREAEEAGADFVGAEYVQRIKDGWLDFDVCVATPDMMGQVGQLGRILGPRGLMPTPKAGTVTMDVSRAVREIKAGKIEFRVDRTGNVHVPIGKVSFEPTKLEENLTAFMDTVIRAKPAAAKGTYVRGITVSSTMGPGVTVDANLYRRG; via the coding sequence ATGCCAAAGCACGGGAAGAAGTTCCGCGACGCGCAGGCCCGTGTGCCCGAGGGTACCACGTTTCAGCCCACCGAGGCCGTAAGCCTCGTCAAGGAGCTGAGCTTCGCCAAGTTTGACGAGACCGTCGAGGTCGCCGTCCGGCTCGGTGTGGACCCCAGGCACGCGGACCAGATCGTTCGCGGAGCCGTCGTCCTTCCCCATGGTACGGGGAAGACCGCCCGCGTGCTCGTGATCGCCCAGGGCGACCGCGCGCGTGAGGCCGAGGAAGCAGGCGCCGATTTCGTGGGCGCCGAGTACGTTCAGCGGATCAAGGACGGGTGGCTGGACTTTGACGTCTGCGTCGCCACGCCCGACATGATGGGCCAGGTGGGCCAGCTCGGCCGCATCCTGGGCCCCCGCGGCCTGATGCCGACCCCCAAGGCGGGGACGGTCACCATGGACGTGAGCCGGGCTGTTCGCGAGATCAAGGCCGGCAAGATCGAGTTCCGCGTGGACCGCACGGGCAACGTGCACGTGCCCATCGGCAAGGTCAGCTTCGAGCCCACCAAGCTCGAGGAAAACCTGACCGCCTTCATGGACACGGTCATCCGGGCCAAGCCGGCCGCGGCCAAGGGAACCTACGTGCGGGGGATCACCGTCTCCAGCACCATGGGCCCCGGCGTCACGGTCGATGCCAACCTTTACCGGCGGGGCTGA
- the rplK gene encoding 50S ribosomal protein L11 — protein sequence MAKKVTGFIKLQVPAGAANPAPPVGPALGQHGVNIMEFCKQFNARTQGQPGMIIPVEITVYADRSFTFITKTPPAAVLIKKAVGLDKGSASSKKTKVGTITQEQLRTIAETKMPDLNAADVEGAMRQIAGTARSMGVEVKG from the coding sequence ATGGCGAAGAAAGTCACCGGATTCATCAAGCTCCAGGTTCCCGCGGGCGCGGCCAACCCCGCGCCCCCCGTCGGCCCCGCGCTGGGCCAGCACGGCGTGAACATCATGGAGTTCTGCAAGCAGTTCAACGCGCGCACCCAGGGACAGCCGGGAATGATCATTCCCGTCGAGATCACGGTGTACGCCGACCGCAGCTTCACGTTCATCACCAAGACGCCTCCGGCGGCGGTGCTGATCAAGAAGGCCGTGGGCCTGGACAAGGGAAGCGCCTCGTCCAAGAAGACCAAGGTGGGCACGATCACGCAGGAGCAGCTGCGCACGATCGCCGAAACCAAGATGCCCGACCTGAACGCGGCCGACGTCGAGGGCGCCATGCGCCAGATCGCCGGAACGGCCCGCTCGATGGGCGTCGAAGTCAAGGGATAA
- the nusG gene encoding transcription termination/antitermination protein NusG — MADAKWYAIQSYSGHENKVQRLIQRRIDEELGEPEDKQIQEVMVPTREEVELRNGKRVTVTRKLYPGYVLVKMVYNQRNSHLINGIQGVIKFLGTGSEPQPLTDEELAKVLGQEVEAPAAAEAPVVLIPFTIGQVVEVTDGPFKEFSGTVQGIDHEKGKVKVEVSLFGRPTSIELDYTQLRGF, encoded by the coding sequence ATGGCAGACGCCAAGTGGTACGCGATCCAGAGCTATTCGGGGCACGAGAACAAGGTGCAGCGCCTCATTCAGCGCCGCATCGACGAGGAGCTGGGCGAGCCCGAAGACAAGCAGATCCAGGAAGTGATGGTCCCCACCCGTGAAGAGGTGGAGCTTCGCAACGGCAAGCGCGTGACCGTCACCCGCAAGCTGTACCCGGGGTACGTGCTGGTGAAGATGGTGTACAACCAGCGCAACTCGCACCTGATCAACGGCATTCAGGGCGTGATCAAGTTCCTGGGCACCGGTTCCGAACCCCAGCCCCTGACGGATGAGGAGCTGGCCAAGGTGCTGGGCCAGGAAGTCGAGGCCCCCGCCGCGGCGGAAGCGCCGGTGGTGCTGATTCCCTTCACCATCGGACAGGTGGTGGAGGTAACGGACGGACCGTTCAAGGAATTCAGCGGCACCGTTCAGGGCATCGACCACGAAAAGGGCAAGGTGAAGGTCGAGGTTTCCCTCTTCGGGCGGCCCACCTCCATCGAACTGGACTACACGCAGCTCCGCGGATTCTGA
- the secE gene encoding preprotein translocase subunit SecE → MAETTRSSTRDFFPEVVEQVKKVTWPDRAQLQNSTGIIVAFMFAMAAITFVIDFGIRNLLEVLTSLFAG, encoded by the coding sequence ATGGCTGAGACGACGCGTTCCTCGACCCGCGACTTCTTTCCCGAAGTCGTGGAGCAGGTGAAGAAGGTGACCTGGCCCGACCGGGCGCAGCTGCAGAACTCCACGGGAATCATCGTGGCGTTCATGTTCGCCATGGCGGCCATCACCTTTGTCATCGACTTCGGGATCCGCAATCTCCTTGAAGTGCTCACGTCCCTGTTCGCCGGCTGA
- the rpmG gene encoding 50S ribosomal protein L33 → MRDKVILACTECKERNYNKTKNKRLHPERVEYKKYCPRCNTHRPHKETK, encoded by the coding sequence ATGCGCGACAAGGTCATCCTCGCTTGCACGGAGTGCAAGGAGAGGAACTACAACAAGACGAAGAACAAGCGTCTGCACCCCGAGCGGGTGGAGTACAAGAAGTACTGCCCGCGGTGCAACACGCACCGTCCGCACAAGGAAACCAAGTAA
- the tuf gene encoding elongation factor Tu, which produces MAKAKFERNKPHVNVGTIGHVDHGKTTLTAAITRIQAAQGFADFISFDNIDKAPEERARGITISTAHVEYQTANRHYAHVDCPGHADYVKNMITGAAQMDGAILVVSAADGPMPQTREHILLARQVNVPYVVVFMNKVDMVDDPELLELVELEVRELLSEYDFPGDDTPIVKGSALKALESGDPNSEWGSKIGELMNAIDTWIPQPERQVDKPFLMPVEDVFSITGRGTVATGRIERGIIKVGETVELVGFGAEKSTTVTGVEMFRKLLDEGQAGDNVGLLLRGVAKDDIERGMVLAKPKTITPHTKFKAEVYVLTKEEGGRHTPFFTGYRPQFYFRTTDVTGTADLPEGVEMVMPGDNVQMTVELITPIAMEKELRFAIREGGRTVGAGVVTEILD; this is translated from the coding sequence ATGGCCAAGGCTAAGTTTGAGCGCAACAAGCCGCACGTAAACGTGGGCACCATCGGCCACGTCGACCACGGCAAGACCACGCTGACGGCCGCGATCACGCGCATTCAGGCTGCGCAGGGCTTCGCGGACTTCATCAGCTTCGACAACATCGACAAGGCTCCGGAAGAGCGGGCGCGCGGGATCACGATCTCGACGGCGCACGTGGAGTACCAGACGGCGAACCGTCACTACGCGCACGTGGACTGCCCGGGCCACGCCGACTACGTGAAGAACATGATCACGGGCGCGGCGCAGATGGACGGAGCGATCCTGGTGGTGTCGGCGGCCGACGGCCCGATGCCGCAGACGCGCGAGCACATCCTCCTGGCCCGCCAGGTGAACGTGCCGTACGTGGTGGTGTTCATGAACAAGGTCGACATGGTCGACGACCCGGAACTGCTGGAGCTGGTGGAGCTGGAAGTCCGCGAGCTGCTGAGCGAGTACGACTTCCCGGGCGACGACACGCCGATCGTGAAGGGTTCGGCGCTCAAGGCGCTGGAGTCGGGTGATCCGAACAGCGAGTGGGGCTCCAAGATCGGCGAGCTCATGAACGCGATCGACACCTGGATTCCGCAGCCGGAGCGCCAGGTGGACAAGCCGTTCCTGATGCCGGTCGAGGACGTGTTCTCGATCACCGGCCGCGGCACGGTGGCCACGGGCCGCATCGAGCGCGGCATCATCAAGGTGGGCGAGACGGTGGAGCTGGTGGGCTTCGGTGCCGAAAAGAGCACGACGGTCACCGGCGTCGAGATGTTCCGCAAGCTGCTGGACGAGGGCCAGGCCGGCGACAACGTCGGACTGCTGCTTCGCGGCGTGGCCAAGGACGACATCGAGCGCGGCATGGTGCTGGCGAAGCCCAAGACCATCACGCCGCACACGAAGTTCAAGGCCGAGGTGTACGTGCTGACCAAGGAAGAAGGCGGCCGCCACACACCGTTCTTCACCGGGTACCGCCCGCAGTTCTACTTCCGCACGACGGACGTGACGGGCACCGCCGACCTCCCCGAGGGCGTGGAGATGGTGATGCCGGGCGACAACGTGCAGATGACGGTGGAGCTGATCACGCCCATCGCCATGGAAAAGGAACTGCGCTTCGCCATCCGCGAGGGCGGCCGCACCGTCGGCGCCGGCGTCGTTACCGAGATCCTGGACTGA
- a CDS encoding TetR/AcrR family transcriptional regulator, with the protein MKKRRGGESDAGRKAADGGPRDAAPDTEARILEAAHTVFLRVGTAGARMVDIARAAGVNHALLHYYFTSKEGLAEAVFLRAAGDFLPGILAALGSDAPLAAKVAEVAARYTDRLREQPYLAGYLVAELTYRPERVTQLLAGAAGGRLEALRTRVLSVLDAQIAARVDAGTMRPVAAEQFLISVLALTVFPFVARPLLQAVLGLDAAGFDELVMARRGEVPALVFGGLQPEPP; encoded by the coding sequence ATGAAGAAGCGCAGAGGCGGCGAGAGTGACGCTGGGCGGAAGGCGGCGGATGGCGGCCCGCGCGACGCCGCGCCCGACACCGAGGCCAGGATTCTGGAGGCCGCCCACACGGTGTTCCTCCGCGTCGGGACCGCGGGGGCGCGCATGGTGGACATCGCGCGCGCGGCGGGGGTCAACCACGCCCTGCTGCACTACTATTTCACGTCCAAGGAGGGGCTGGCCGAGGCGGTCTTCCTGCGCGCCGCGGGCGACTTTCTCCCGGGCATCCTGGCCGCGCTCGGCTCCGACGCCCCGCTGGCGGCAAAGGTCGCCGAGGTGGCCGCGCGCTACACCGACCGGCTGCGGGAGCAGCCCTACCTGGCCGGCTACCTGGTCGCGGAGCTGACGTACCGCCCCGAGCGCGTGACCCAACTGCTGGCCGGGGCGGCGGGGGGAAGGCTCGAGGCGCTGCGCACGCGGGTGCTGTCCGTGCTGGACGCGCAGATCGCCGCGCGGGTTGATGCGGGGACGATGCGCCCGGTGGCCGCCGAGCAGTTCCTGATCAGCGTGCTGGCGCTCACCGTATTTCCCTTCGTGGCGCGCCCGCTTCTGCAGGCCGTGCTGGGGCTGGACGCGGCGGGGTTCGATGAACTGGTGATGGCGCGCCGCGGCGAGGTGCCCGCGCTCGTCTTTGGCGGGCTTCAGCCGGAACCCCCTTGA